The DNA window ATCATCCCGACGAGACATGcccccacaaaaaaaaagggaaaaaagaaggaaaaaaaagctgaacaaattatttttagtagtTATGTCAGAAGGAGGATGCAAGGTTGTTTTCATGGATTAAGTGAGGAAAAAATAGTCAGCACGCCATTATAGCGATAATAGAAGCAAATGCTGACGAGTTGCTACATAGCTTTCAGAACAGATAGATATAACATATAAGTGGTAGCACATGAAGTGGTCTAGAGTTGCaacaaggaaaataaaatgttgCACAAAGATATTTCCATGATCTAAATTTTGCAGCATCAAATCCTAATTAAACGATCTTATCAGCCACATCATGCATATACTCAGTTCCAGGCTCTTACAGACGAAGACATCAAAAAAAGGAGACACATATATTCATTCTTTCTCACATTAATAATGAATGATTATACATTGTTGTATTCTCCATAACACTTCTTGGATTCTATCAGGGTAAGACACCCGCTAGATTCGTGGTGACCAGGAACTCATATCTAGCAAATATGAACAGCATGCATTTCACTACAACCGTGACAAAATCTGCATGCAAAGAAATGGAGAAATACCATATTTGTTAAGAGCTCAGTCCCACCAAAAACTTGAGACCTTCAGCTGATTGCTTTTAGGTCCTTAACTGCATGCGCGCAGTTTATCGTCGATGTCCATCTGTTTCTTCACTCTTATACTCGTTTGATAAGCTAAGCAGTGTAGTCCTGCCATTGATATTTGACAGAGAGCCAAATGTGTAGTGGTTATCCCTCAGAGAATCACACTTTCGAGCGTTTCAAGTAAATCATCACTGCAATGCCTGTTAGAACAATTGCACCGGCCATCAGGCCATAATGAACAGGGTTCAATTCAATTCTGTGTGAAGTTGTCAGCTCTGGAGGTTGCTTTGTCACTTCAGAACTAGAACTTTTTTCGCGGGGGTCAGGACTAGAACTTGGCTCATCAATGTACAGCCTCAAGGCCTGAAATTGAAAGTTTCACTTTGTTGAAGCAATGGCCGTAATCAAATGAGCAACAAATCCCACAAGCAAAACCGAGAGGACAATCGAGGATTATAGAAATGAAAGACCTTCAATCCAGATGATTTGGCATGGAGCACAGCACCGGTAAGATCAGCATCTGTAGTGACCAGCACCCGATCACCTTCATCATCATCGTACTGTACAGAATGGCAACAAAATTTAGCTCATACTATTGTGGTTGAGGTGCCACATAATTGGGGGCAATCTAGCAGTAAGTCATCAAGTacttgtaagttgtaacaatTAATGGTATATTCATAATTCGTGGAACAAGTAGTCACCAGCAACGGTGCTGATAAGGCAGTTCATATCAGTCAGCTTATAGAATTTCTGTAACTCTATGGTTCAATTTAATGTCTATATATAAGCAGTTCAGGATATTAACGGAGATACAGATATGGGGTGTCgtaagataaaagataaaccCTTATTCACAAAGGATACTGATTAGTTACTTGCTTCTATCTTGTAATTATATCGGTTAGAATTCCATTAGAAAACACAAAAAGCTTGAATTTCAGAATCAGACACTGACCACCTAATTTTCCACTTCAAAATGCCAATGaaattcataaaagaaagGCACCAAATTACAGGATCTTACCAAAAGTTGAACTGTGCCCTTTTCGCCATCAATGCCTAATCTTTGCACTACAGAAGACACAAGCTCATTTAAACTATCTGAACCTGCAGAAATGGAACAAAATGAACTGTTATATAGCAGTACAaccatagtttaatttttcaacCAACTTAATAAACACCTACCACATGTAAATCTATGCATTTGCCCCTTCTGGTCCTGaagtttaaatacaaatgAATTGCCAACAACAGGAGGATAAATGCTGCTCTTGCCATCTCCAACCTCTGATGGCATCACCAAAGATATTTCACTGAACAATGCAATAATGCAGGTAAGAATTGCAttttaaaaagggaaaaaacaaCAGCAAAGGAAGCATCAATTAACCTGTGACTATCAAATTCCTCCTCTGGGGGCTCGAAAGCAAGAGCTGAGTCCCAAAACTTCTGCATTATTGTATTTGCGACATCATTTGCAGCCCCAGGACCCCCTTCAAACTTCACACACAACGATGTTATATGAAAACTTGAGAACAATCaaggaaagagaaacaaaaagatatgCGTGTGCAGAGAGACCATTGAAATGGCTGCATGGGTAAGCTGCAGAACATCCAAGCAAGCAGTAACTCTCCCTTCTGTTCATGGAGAGTTGAAAACCCGGTCAgatacaaaatataagtacCATAGAAGGGGAAACCTTAGACTGAGTAGAACAGGTGATACCTCCATCAACAACAGGAATATGCAAGAATTTTCCATCGTGCATAATATGCAGCGCATCAAGAATTGATGTGTCTAATGTAGCACAGTCAGGGTGTGCAGTCATTACCTTGAGTAAAACAGCGAGTAACGCAGTTAGTCCAGAATGAATTATATAATCCTTCAGCTTCAACACGTCAAAATAAAATCAGTTGGAGAAACAACCTTTTCTACATGAGTTAATTCAGGAGAGAGATTTTGTGCCACAACACGCATTAGCACATCCTTTGAACTAAATTTCACGATGACATATCCATTAGAACCTTatcaagaaatataaaataatccagactataaaataaagaaatggtCCATAAAATTATTGGAATGCTTACGTAAATATCCCTTGCAATGAATTTCCTGTTGTGATAACCACTGAGTTAACTCGTAATTCACGCATTTTTTTAGCTGCTACATAGACTGGATCCGATGGTGAAACAGTTGCCACCCTGcaatttaaaacaaatgtaACTCCCATCACTCAAACCACATTATGGTGGGGTAATCCATTTTGTACCACTGAGTTTCATCCAGTCTCTACAATATACCACTGAGGCACTGGCATCTCACTGCCCACATTCCATCCTCACAGTGCGTGGTGTATTATGGATATGAACAAAACTCAGTGGCATGGTGTTGATTTATTTCAATCTATGAAAGGTCACCCGGAAATGatgaatacaaataaaaagactATATACTTTGTGTTCTCCGAGATAATGGTTGACAATGACGGTTTAAACATCCTTTCTCTTAGAGTTTCTATTAAAGTGGAATGAGCTGCATACACAAATGGTAAACACATTAATTTGGTCTGGTAAACAAGACCAGTAAACGGTGAttaattgaaatatatttagaaaataaagcaGAAACATATACAGTCAAGCATCCAACATTAAACTTGATTTCAATTTCTGAAAATAATCTCGTTTCTCTTTGGGATAAACTGGGTACTATAAATTGTTCATAAATCATAACCAAGTTGGCTAGTTCAGATGGGTACTGACTACAGTCACTTTCTGTTCTTACTTGTGTAAGAATAAACATCTAGAGtgaaacaaaagaacaaaacctGATAAGTCGCCTCCCAATTGACGCTCAACCCCTTCTACAGCAGCTGCTAACGCACTTCCCTGTTCTGATGCCTTTTCAAATCTTGATATTGCATCATAGAGGCATTTTGCAATGTCCAGCATGGCAATGACCTCACCATTTTCCACCACTGGGAGGTGCCTGAATTTTCCTAGAACAagaaatatgtttatttggaATATAAGGAGACAGCGACAATGTATAGAATGAGTTTGCATGACGAGTACAAGTTATTGCAATAAGAAACGCACACTCAAAACATGGGTTTTCTAGCTTTTCTATCACTTGcttattaataaatgaatatattttctcaATGTGCATATTAGTCATTAGAACTGCTGAATACTGATGtcctaaagaaaattttagaggTTAAAGTTATGTAGCAGTTGtcctaaagaaaattttatccaatGAGACAATTAAATATAAGGCTGACTGAAGCTTCTCagaattacaaaaatacaaaatagtgATAATTGTAAACAAGATAGCTAGTTTAACATTGCCATGAGGACCTACTGATTGCAAtatcattattaaaaaaaactaataataagTACCTACACCAAAGATAATTAATGCATATTAAATAATCACAGGTTGTAGGAGTTACGGGAAGTGAGTTCAATTGACTGATGCCCGAAATATCTGAACCAAACAGGCATGTTACTAGGGTCTATGCTATAACATTACAGGATAAATGCAATATACCTTGGACCATTTTCTGCAGGGCCTCGATAGCAAGTGTGTCAGACATGACATAAACAGGGGTCCGTGTCATGATCTTGGAGATGATTGTTTGCTCAACCCGCAGCCCCTCTGAAATCACCCTTGTAGCTATGTCCTGTATAGCAATTAAGTAAGTAATAAAAGACAAGATAAATTATCTCCTTTAAGCTAAAAGTACCAGCTATGTCCTATATCCCATTTAGCAAAAAACATGAACGAAAAGACAGCATCTCCTTTAAGCTTGAAGAACCATAGGCACTTTGGCATGTAatagttagttagttagttacACATACTATTGATCATTGCGGTGAGTTGTACAAACTTGCAGTCAAACACATGAAGGACAAAGGAAATATAGCACAATATAGCTGGGCCACAGCCAAACACATTACATCACCAATGATTCATGAAGTAGTTTTCAGTATCCAAAGCCACAACAATCATTATCTATACTCTGTATTCATGTAAAAAGGAGTAGTGATGGTGGTGGGTGATGTATCTGCCACCGATCCCACCACCAACTtcctattttttatctatactcctataatataatgaaaatttaaaaatggctATCGGTGATGGGAGGTGAATCTGGCACACCCTCCCATCACCAACTCTCATATTTTAATGACTATAGGACCCACATATGAATCATCCCTCATCCCTGTTATCTCTTGGGAAGGAAAAAATGTCAGATCAATGAGTCCATAGGTTAATAACAAATATGCAGTaattaaaagattatatatgcAGAAAATAATGGTAATAACATGTTAatgataattttctttaataaaatccTGGGCAATATGCTAGTTTAACCAGACAGATGGAGCAAAAGAAGTGTGAAGTCATAAGGTAAAGTTGCAATAACATATAGCGTCCAGCTTTCAGAATTGCCTTCCACCTAGCCCCTTGATGTAGACAGAGCAAAATCTATGTTGTTTCGTAGAGTAGAATTATACCAAAACCACTTATTAGCCAGTCGCAGGCTCGCAGCCACCTCcagcttaaaaaaaagttacagattgatttgaaaaaataaattactttaTCGGTGACGATGCCGGAGAGTAAGCCGTTGGCGTCCGTGAGCAGCAGGGCGTCcacccgcctcgccgccatccGTCGGCAcgcctccgccaccgtcgTCCCCTCCGGCATCGTCAGAGCCTTGGACAGACGCAGCTTCTTCACCGTCCTCTCTCCTCTGAAGAAATCGAGGCAGCACAagaaagagaaataaaaaaaaaatccaatctttCCGTAAGAACCAAAGACGgcgtgaaaaaaaagaacatgagaGAGGAGGAAACCTTGGTTCGCTTACCCGACGTGGCAGGGGGAGGCCGTGCCTTCTCCGTTGGAgatagcggcggcggccgcggccgtggCGCTGGCGGGATCATCGGACATCTGGGAGGAGGCcaccgacggcggccggctgcG is part of the Oryza brachyantha chromosome 11, ObraRS2, whole genome shotgun sequence genome and encodes:
- the LOC102706138 gene encoding CBS domain-containing protein CBSCBSPB3-like, whose protein sequence is MSTAGLALNRRTRSRPPSVASSQMSDDPASATAAAAAAISNGEGTASPCHVGGERTVKKLRLSKALTMPEGTTVAEACRRMAARRVDALLLTDANGLLSGIVTDKDIATRVISEGLRVEQTIISKIMTRTPVYVMSDTLAIEALQKMVQGKFRHLPVVENGEVIAMLDIAKCLYDAISRFEKASEQGSALAAAVEGVERQLGGDLSAHSTLIETLRERMFKPSLSTIISENTKVATVSPSDPVYVAAKKMRELRVNSVVITTGNSLQGIFTSKDVLMRVVAQNLSPELTHVEKVMTAHPDCATLDTSILDALHIMHDGKFLHIPVVDGEGRVTACLDVLQLTHAAISMFEGGPGAANDVANTIMQKFWDSALAFEPPEEEFDSHSEISLVMPSEVGDGKSSIYPPVVGNSFVFKLQDQKGQMHRFTCGSDSLNELVSSVVQRLGIDGEKGTVQLLYDDDEGDRVLVTTDADLTGAVLHAKSSGLKALRLYIDEPSSSPDPREKSSSSEVTKQPPELTTSHRIELNPVHYGLMAGAIVLTGIAVMIYLKRSKV